In Glycine soja cultivar W05 chromosome 10, ASM419377v2, whole genome shotgun sequence, the genomic stretch CATTTTCAGTTTTCATCTCCTCATAGACTCTCTCCGCCCCACCAAGATCGTTTGAAGAGGCGCAGCTGTTCATCCAGATATGATATGTGAATGGGGACATGGGAATGGTCCTCTTTTTCATAAGCTCCACTAGCTGAGGCACTTTCTGGGGTTCACCCAGTTTCATAAACAGAGTCATGACATTGTTGAAAGCCAGATTAGTGACATAACCCAATTCATCCATGGTGTCAAAATGACTCAATGCCTTGTCTTTCATTAGTTCCTTACAGTAACAGTTCAGAAGAGCACCGTAGGTATACCTGTTCTTGGCTGGAGGAGGAAGACCGCCGAAAAAATTCTCCGCAGCATCCACCCCTTTGGTTTTGGACACAAGATCTAATTGCACAGCATAGTTACTCCAGGAAAAATTAACTTTTCTTATCTCCATCCATTCTATTATCTGCATTCATTATAAAATGATAGAGTTCaacattttagaaaaaaatgtgaaaggtTTACAAAGTGAAATAATTGATATTTGATACCTCGAGTGCGTGCTGGAATCGGCGATACTTTCGGAGCTGCTCGACGCACCGCTCGAGTTCTGGTTTTTTGATGACTTTGCCTTCCATTATATATTGGTCCAACGTTTGCGACACGGTGCCTCCGGTGATGTCCAGCGCCGATAACATTCGATAGAGGTTTGGCTTTTTCGCGGGAGTCTCAGCCGCCGTGCACAGTCGCCGGAGAAGCCATCCTCCGCCGGAAATCAGACGGGCGTAATTCATCTCTTTTGATACGAGATTGTGACACAGCCAGCAGGCACGGGTGCTCTCTGTCTCTTCTTGTAGGGGTTTTGTTAGGGTTTACCAAAACGCAAAACGTGGTGTCGTTTTGAGTTTCACTTGAATTAACCGGTAGCCggtaacctttttttttgtgtgtttttaatTGAACAGTGAATGGGTACGGttggagagaaaatgaaggCGCTAGGCgctgttggtggtggtggtgcccCAGTGCCAGTGGTATGTTCTAGTGTTCGGAACCATCGATTTCgcgtttctttctcttcttcttctccgtcgCCGGGACCCAAAACGGTGCGTATCTTCcacttttgtttttcatattcaTGCTACAAAAATGTGTTGAAGAATTATTTCCCAAAATGTGAATCAGGTGGAACAAGTGGGAAttggagctctgaaatctgactACAAACCCGGTGTGTTTGATGACTTGTTTCTCAAATTGTTCCGTAACAAATTGGTACAGGTAAAGAAAACCTTGTAGACTCTTCTTCTTATATGATGGTTGTTATTGCTATAGTTGAGTGTGGAAGTATTAACAGGAGGTGGGGTGGGACTCGAAGAAAGCTGGATATGATGGACTAATTGAAGTTGCCAATCGTCTAATGATGAAGGGCACTACCAATTCTGATACCGTAGAAGCAGCGGTATTTGCATTTGCTCGTTATAATTACACCCCTTATATAGTTATATGCAATAGCATTTTCTCCAAATTGTTGACCTTAAAACTAGTATTGTTATTTGTATTTGGCTCCTTTAAGATAAGAAAGTGTATACGATGAGAAAGCCTAGCTAATTAATTTAAGCATCTTCTATAGGAGTTGTTTATGGGGTTCTTAAACTTAAGAATCAATTCTTATGCAGTTTTACTTTTACCATTCAAGCAATCCACGGTGACAATTCGTgtataagaaattaagaattgTTGCTTATATCATATAAGCAACGTTCTTACCagagtttttaaaatttgtgagaTAATTGCAGAAcccattttaagtttttatgaaTTGTACCATTGAAGAGGAAACTTGTTGAATTTCTTAAGTTTCATGTGGGATTGTAGGATCTATCAAAAAAAGTGAGTTAAGCAACTCCATTATGATTGCACTGCTGGAGTTGCTCTAACAAATATCGATTGataaaatcatttcaaataAAGTAGACAGACATTATTaggtaaaaatgaaaatttgttttgtAGTTGATTTTGTTCAATTGTTTGAGctagttttatcttttaagttGATCAGAAATTGAGGTCATGTTGACTCTAAAGtttcttattaattttgaaTGGTCATGTTGTCCGAAAGTAACTTCACTAGCTGTTGTGACTTGTGTCAGGTACGAATATTGAGGTCTCTGTTCCCTCCATATCTTTTGGAGCTCTATAAAATGCTCATAGCTCCCATAGGAGGAGGCAAAATTGCAGCTATGATGGTTGGTGAGTCTGATCAGAtacaattcatttttcaattcttcTAGATGAGTCCCAAATCTTTGTTCCTGCCTGATGTTCCCCCGAACTTTACAGGCTAATAAACTTGTTTAGATATCCTAAAACGTTTTGGTTTTGACTTTGAAGCAAGGGTTACTGTACTGACTTGTCAATGGCTCATGGGCCCCTGCAAAGTCAATTCTGTAGACCTACCAGATGGAACCTCATGCAGTAGTGGGGTGATCACTTGTACCTTTCCATGTGTTTGATCTTTTTTATGAGCTTTATAAAACTCATCAAATAATCCTGTAATTTTCAAAGTGGTTTTATAAAATCTTGTAGGTGTATGTGGAAAGATGCAAGTATCTGGAGGAAAGCAAATGTGTGGGTATTTGCACCCACACCTGTAAGTTTCCGACACAGGTTTGTGATTCTTCAAAATACTTGCTCGTTTCTTTCATGTCACAATGAGAGCTAAACATGTTGTGCATGCTTCGAAGTGAAGTTTTTTGCATTCTCTGGATGATTGCATCTGATCTGACTCTATTTTCAATCTAGACCTTCTTTAAGGACCATATGGGGGTTCCATTACTTATGGAGCCTAACTTTGCCGATTACAGCTGTCAGGTAATATTAAGTAATCCTTTTTGGAGACCACCTTTTGAAAGATGACCTCCTTGTCATTACTCgcttatcttttaaaattgcAGTTCAAATTTGGAGTTCTTCCCCCACGGGATGATACTATCGTGAAGGAACCTTGCTTGGAAGCATGTCCAAATGCAAAACAACGACGAATGGTTGCCAGAAATATTGATATAACTGCGTGCCCAAAGACATGATATATTTTTCTTGGGCTTGGGGTTTTCACATCATTTATGTAGACTTTCCAGTTTGCAAATTCTGGTCCCAACCTGTACTTGAAGATGGAACTCCATAGCGACGATAGCTCATCTTTGACGAAAGCTCAgatgaatttattattaatataattcatCCTTTTGTAATTAGATTattatatgttaatattttttacttgaatACGTTGATGTTTAATCACCTTGGTTTAGACATTTTAAGGTTatgtcaaatataaaatatatttttcatttcatgGTTGAAGATAAATTAATCAGAACCTCCACAAGTAGTATGATTACCAGACCTTTAACCCACCATTGTTGCCTCTCTTGGCCTAATCTACCTCACAATctatgtcatcattttttttgagGACGGTGATGTTAGGGTCCTCAAATTCAAACCCTAAAATACTCACTTTTGtaattgaaaaagaaacaacaacTGTTCTTGAGCTGAAAAAGGAGTATTTGAGCATTCCATTTGTTTACAATATTTACAATTAGACCAAATCCATGAAAAACTCATTTTGCTTTAGCGACATGAGAAGTTTATGGTTAAAATAAGTATTGATATTTTCGGGATTCGCTTCTATGAATTTTTTAGTATGTTTTTTGTCTTCGTAAAATATAAATACGTGATATTTTGACTCAAAGTTAAATTCGGGAGATTCAATCCTACATGTCAATGTCATCGAATCAACATGtcaagttttaattattatgtgaTAAAGATCTGACATTGATACTTAAGATCAGATCTTCTAAATCTAACTCCAAACCAAAATATCACACATTTATgacaaaaaatacatttaaatcaaaatttatttagattttagTCACATAAGATAATCAAAGTCACAAGTCAAGTAAGATACATGGATGATGATTCTCTTCTCATAGAtgctaaatatatataaatataatgtatGATGAATATTGAATGGTGATATAAAATGAAGagctaataaatttaatgtaacTCGGATATattgttatattaaatatttagagaaataattttatcatgtataatgattttatatgactcaaataaaattatttttaatgaaaaatacggtttaaaaagaattaataaatgGTCTTTttgataagaattttttttactaaggacttgttttaaacaaaataaatagataatgacaatatttttaaagactaaaatatattcaagtgaatatctttatatttcataattcttgcatgttaaataatttaaaaataaaatatttgctggaaaatatattattcattttttatttaaaaactctTAATAAATCTTGTAAAAATACTCCTTGcactgattttttttagattaaaatagaTATTTGACACTTTATCGTGTTATCTCATTAAAAAagattattcaaaaaattataaattaagaaagTGTACAATTACAAGATCCAAAatatatcttttgattttgttattaAGAAAGTATcgttatttttaatcatattctggttatatttttattcacctTGAATACACATTGACTTGAGAGCATTATGTGACCTAAAATCTACACTATCTTATTGTGTGTGTGATTAAAAGATTAAACATGCGCAAGTATTAGCCTAATACTTCAAATCAATCCACAACTTCAAGAAAATActcttaaattgaaaataaaaatcatactaGTAAATTTTCTAcagatattaataatattttttaatacatgcatcatataataattttattattatttttaaaagtaattatgtatttttctttattttccaaaacaatttttttttcataattactACTTTGTTTCTTTAATCAATGTCTTAATTCACTAATTAATgtttgtcataaaaaatatactcctatttaaaaatatcttaagctatttaaaaatttagtaaacAAATACTACTACTTTGAAAATGTTACTTAGGGaacaattaatattacattaattatgtaattaactaatatttttaaaagttaacataTTAAACATTTCGttgaatttaacaattattttttcataaaaaaacaattgttttttaatatcaaattgcTTAGAAAAAACTCTTAAAATGACGGCAAACAAAAAATGTCTAGTTTTTAATTACTAACAAATAATGATCAAGTAGTCTAATACAGTTTTTATAGTAATATTTCTGCGTTGAAAAAAATCCCGGTGTGGTGACAGGGCGTGGAAAAGATAGAGAAGAAACGTAATGGAGCTTCTTATCACTTATCACTTATGTAATGTTTTTGGAGAGCTACCTGTCCCTTTAAGCTCTTACCGTTACCTTACCGTTAATGTCGTTCTTATTTCCGTTAACGGTGGCCACCACCTTGTGGCCCCGCTCCACAATTAAGGCCTCCCTCATCAAAAACACACACACGCATTTTTCCCCCTAACCccaaaaaccaaaccaaatctTCTCCCTCAGGCCACCACCGCTAACAGTAACACCTCCGATTCAACTCAGTTATGCCCACCTTCTCCACTCCGAGTCCCACTTCACTCCCTCCCCGCCGTTGATTTTATCCCTCCCCCCGTAGATCTGATCTGGACCGTCCCTGGCGTCGCTGATGTCGCTGCTCGCCGCTTCCACCTCTTTATCTGGTTAATGATAggtcttaaattattttattttggttaggTTGGGTTTGTTTGACATTTTTGCAAATAATGCAGGTGGATTGAAATGGTGGCTTGTGTTGTTATCTTGCATGGTTTGGTTTGTGGTTGATTATGGTGTGTGTGGAAGAGCACTGCAGCTGGAAGCACCACCTTCTTTGTCTCCTGCTGCAGCACCTGTTGTTGCTGTTGATGATCTGCCACTGCCGGTAAATGCTCATGGGTTGAAGCATTTGCCTGCACCGTTTCCGTCACGCGCCAATTTCACCAAAGGGAGAGGAGAATTACAACATCCTCCGGTTTCTGGGTTTAAGAATATTGCCCCTATGCATCCCATTGCTGATGCTATTCCTTCTGCTCTCGCTCAGCCACCATTGTCCCCTTATGTTTCCGGtaagaaaagaagaggaaaaaaaatacatttctaaTGGAGGAAACCCCACTTTAGTCCCTGATTTTACCGACCATTGTTATAGTATTAGTTTatgaaattagaaaaatgttattaaatgaATTCCTGATATAGATGCAAATGCAATCATACCACTGGATCGAACCGGAAGCTTGTTTGGACGATAGTAATACTAGGATAGATAACCTTCCGAGAAGTACTCATGTTGTTACacctatcttgaaaaaaaaaaatccagaaaTTAAAATCCGTCAGTGACATTAGTCTCTGTCGTTAGCTTTGTTAAGAACTATAATGATGCTAACTACAAAGGGTGTATTTGGATTTCCGTTCAACACAAACAGACGGACGGACGTTCATCTCAATCCATACTTCTTCGTTCAACTGACTTGGAATTCGTGCAAACCATAAACCGAACACAGactaagttataaaatttaggGACTATAATGATGATAAATTGTGCATTTCAGGGACTAAAATAATAGCAATGTCAGTTTAAGggatttatttgatattttactaATTTGAGGAATTACTATGCCAGCGTCTCCTAAAATGGGGGTTTGCTCAGTTCTAATGCTATTGTGTGTTACTTGAATTGTAATgtgcttttttaaattttaattggtgAATTAGTTTCAAAGTAAGGCATTATCTCTCTGTGTTGTGCCAGATTGTTGCAAACAAGACATGGTGTGGAAACGTGGCAGTGAGGTTTGCCACTGTGCTTATCCCATAAAGATAGACCTGCTTCTTTTGAATGTCTCTCAAAACTCCAACTGGAATGCTTTTCTCAATGGTTTGGCCACCCAACTTGAGCTGCAGACTACacaaattgaaattattaaattttatctacTCAGCTTATCAACATTGAATATATCGGTGGATATCACTCCACATAAAGGGGTCAGTTTCTCGGCTGAGGAAGCAGCTAAAATAAACTCATCGCTTTTACTGCATAAGGTTCAACTAGACCGCAGATTCGTGGGTGACTACAAAGTAATCAATGTAACCTGGTTTAAACCTTCACCTCCTTCTCCGGGTAAGTTCAGAACTttaaaattctgaaatatgACATTGCAAATCATGATGCTTTGGTGTTCTTAATAATTGAAACTAACAGTGACTGTAAAATGATTATTGTGTAAAAATTACACATCTAATGTTTATTTGCACAAGGTATCAAAACCTTTGTAATGTTATgtgttaactcattggcaagtgtaccaaatcttTACAAGTAATAAACTTCTCGGAAGTCcgaatccacagggactttgtttgtacttagattaatgcaaacccaatttaaaagcaagagataagaaatttaaaatttaaaataaaagataaagataatagataagataagatgaaagaaatttaaaataaaagataaagataatagataagataagataaaagatttttaaaatttaaaataaaagaaaaagataaagtcAAGAAGATAAGATAATATTGGAAACTGACTTGCctgcctaggatgtatgagtttatgattttttctttaccaATTCAGGTGATTCTATCTCACCCACATCTATTcatttacttgcccctgatgcctcacgatgacaagcctattttacctatttatcccccaaatgcctttgcaaagactcattagataaaatgcatgaagttctaattctagatgtttgctttgacgcatgggcataatgcaatcactctatgcctagcaatgattttattatgatatcttttcttcttgttctattagaagttatcctctcccgagcgtctaacccctaaaactctttaaatcttatttagaagttaccctctcccgagcatCTAACCAACCCCTAACAGAATATAGATGAGTATGCAAggtaaaaacagaaaagaaaataggaaagaaaaacctggtattgcattgataaatagtgaagagtacatcatacactaagggtttagccactcatggccatgggctttacaatgagaagggGGTGAAAGGAAGagagtaaatgaaacccctaggagagggggttCTGCTGTGGTGTCTTCTGTCCCTTAAActggctctctatttatagctgttgcagtgggctttgggccttcgtagACGCGCTCAGCGCGACACCCCCTCGCTCAGCGCGTGTAGATCGCGCGCTTAGCGCTTATGTTGCAGGCTTAGCACGTGCTTCTGTTAGATAGCGGGCTTAACGCGCGTGTTGCAGGCTTAGCGCGCGCTTCTGTT encodes the following:
- the LOC114372054 gene encoding beta-carotene isomerase D27, chloroplastic-like, giving the protein MGTVGEKMKALGAVGGGGAPVPVVCSSVRNHRFRVSFSSSSPSPGPKTVEQVGIGALKSDYKPGVFDDLFLKLFRNKLVQEVGWDSKKAGYDGLIEVANRLMMKGTTNSDTVEAAVRILRSLFPPYLLELYKMLIAPIGGGKIAAMMVARVTVLTCQWLMGPCKVNSVDLPDGTSCSSGVYVERCKYLEESKCVGICTHTCKFPTQTFFKDHMGVPLLMEPNFADYSCQFKFGVLPPRDDTIVKEPCLEACPNAKQRRMVARNIDITACPKT